Proteins encoded within one genomic window of Micrococcales bacterium:
- a CDS encoding ABC transporter permease, with the protein MSEPGQNADPRGELHVYEAHGTGLPPIRKYARDLLQRWPFAAEFSRSSIRAASTDTVLGRLWLILNPLLLACVYFLLVNVLAGGGANPMQRLGNICCGLFAYSFVSGSVGSGAGAVTGGGALISRMAFPRLLMPLAAVRTSLYRFFPTVPVYLLLRLFTGQPWGFEMLLCVVFLFLMVVFAAGLAAWVSALQVYFRDTASFLPYVLRIWLYLSPVLWGVDRVADSVYGKIEIIGNPLFSMLGGWNQLLQNATIPEAKFWLMGLAWATLAFLSGSLFFMAKERDFAVRI; encoded by the coding sequence TTGTCTGAACCGGGGCAGAACGCCGATCCGCGCGGCGAACTGCATGTTTACGAGGCCCACGGCACGGGCCTACCACCAATCCGGAAATACGCCAGGGACCTGCTGCAGCGCTGGCCCTTCGCCGCGGAGTTTTCCCGTTCGTCAATCCGGGCGGCCAGCACCGACACGGTCTTGGGCCGGCTCTGGCTGATCTTGAACCCGCTGCTGCTGGCCTGCGTCTACTTTTTGTTGGTGAACGTCCTGGCCGGGGGCGGGGCCAATCCGATGCAACGGTTGGGCAACATTTGCTGCGGACTGTTCGCTTACTCCTTTGTCTCCGGTTCAGTTGGTTCCGGCGCCGGTGCGGTCACCGGTGGTGGCGCTTTGATCAGCCGCATGGCTTTTCCCAGGTTGTTGATGCCGCTGGCGGCGGTGCGGACCAGTCTGTACCGGTTCTTCCCAACTGTGCCGGTTTACCTGCTGCTGCGACTCTTCACCGGACAGCCCTGGGGCTTCGAAATGCTGCTGTGCGTCGTTTTTCTTTTCCTCATGGTCGTGTTCGCCGCCGGGCTAGCGGCCTGGGTTTCGGCTTTGCAGGTCTACTTCCGTGACACGGCCAGTTTTCTGCCCTATGTGCTGCGTATCTGGCTCTACCTAAGCCCGGTGCTCTGGGGGGTCGACCGGGTGGCCGATTCGGTCTACGGCAAAATCGAAATAATCGGCAACCCGCTGTTCTCAATGCTGGGTGGGTGGAACCAACTGCTGCAGAACGCCACCATCCCGGAGGCCAAGTTTTGGTTGATGGGGTTGGCCTGGGCGACTCTCGCATTCTTGTCCGGGTCGCTGTTCTTTATGGCGAAGGAGCGTGATTTCGCTGTCCGAATCTAA
- a CDS encoding glycosyltransferase, with amino-acid sequence MAARPDISIVTSGHDVADARLHRLVAALDRAGQRVEVLGLGLPDAGPPEAECRTWPRAGQLGRLVQALRWPWRARGRVLVSLDPDSALGCGLRRLVLGPRRLAWVAESHEDYVALLEDRSWAQGLARHLGLAVARAGARAARRADLTVVVDDHLMPRAHRRLVSPNLPDLTMLPPPGPPEATPRAIYVGDIGLSRGLMTMLELALAAPTWRFDLIGPVNPADQAALDSFMASHLALASRLRFHGRMPPRQAWALARGAWVGLSLLENTKAFAPTMPSKIYEYLACGLPVLTSPLERPAELVERSGAGAVVGEAAEAARVLEGWSSDAAAFGRVLAAAAAQGQEVIEASGQMDQLAGLLKLMAARFRR; translated from the coding sequence ATGGCGGCGCGGCCTGACATTTCGATTGTCACCTCGGGCCACGACGTGGCCGACGCCCGCTTGCATCGCCTGGTGGCCGCCTTGGACCGGGCCGGGCAGCGGGTCGAAGTGCTGGGTTTGGGCCTGCCCGATGCCGGCCCGCCAGAAGCGGAGTGCCGAACCTGGCCCCGGGCCGGGCAGTTGGGCCGCCTGGTCCAAGCGCTGAGGTGGCCATGGCGAGCTCGCGGCCGGGTTTTAGTCTCGCTCGATCCTGATTCAGCTTTGGGTTGCGGGCTAAGGCGGCTGGTGCTGGGCCCTAGACGCCTGGCCTGGGTGGCCGAATCGCATGAGGACTACGTCGCTCTGCTCGAAGACAGATCGTGGGCCCAAGGTTTGGCCCGGCACCTGGGCCTAGCCGTGGCCCGGGCCGGTGCCCGGGCGGCGAGGCGAGCCGATCTAACCGTGGTGGTCGATGACCACCTGATGCCAAGGGCCCACCGGCGGTTGGTCAGCCCCAACCTGCCGGATCTGACCATGCTGCCACCGCCCGGACCACCTGAGGCCACACCGCGGGCTATCTATGTCGGAGATATTGGTCTCTCGCGCGGTTTGATGACCATGCTTGAGCTGGCCTTGGCCGCGCCGACTTGGCGTTTCGACCTAATCGGACCCGTCAACCCGGCCGACCAGGCGGCCCTTGACAGCTTCATGGCTAGCCATCTGGCGCTAGCCTCGCGGCTTCGCTTCCACGGCCGGATGCCGCCGCGCCAAGCCTGGGCCCTGGCGCGAGGAGCCTGGGTCGGTTTGTCGCTACTAGAGAACACCAAAGCCTTTGCCCCGACTATGCCGTCGAAGATCTACGAGTATTTGGCCTGCGGGTTGCCGGTGTTGACTTCGCCGCTGGAGCGTCCAGCCGAACTGGTTGAGCGCAGTGGGGCCGGAGCTGTTGTGGGCGAGGCCGCTGAGGCGGCCAGGGTGCTTGAAGGTTGGTCCAGTGACGCCGCCGCCTTTGGCCGGGTTTTGGCGGCCGCCGCAGCCCAAGGTCAAGAGGTTATTGAAGCCTCAGGTCAAATGGATCAACTAGCCGGGCTCCTAAAGCTGATGGCCGCTCGCTTCCGGCGCTAG
- a CDS encoding DegT/DnrJ/EryC1/StrS family aminotransferase, translating to MSFDFIPPAKPIVGDEERAAVDRVLRSGMIAQGPEVAAFETEFGQELVGGRQCVAVGSGTAGLHLGLVAAGVGLGDEVIVPSFTFAATANSVVLAGATPVFADIEPDYFCLDPAAVKAAITPRTRGIMPVHLYGQPADMDALMALADEAGLEIYEDAAQAHGSTLNGVPCGAFGTFAMFSLYATKNMTTGEGGIVACANDEVAHTVKLLRNQGMERQYANELIGFNERMTDIQAALGRVQLGKLPAWTAARQANAAFLSANLPGVTTPAIRPGATHVYHQYTIRVDAGERDRIVQALREEHKVGSGAFYPTPNHKLASLERFAPGLNLPQTDRAAAEVLSLPVHPALDQSDLDRIVAAVAAVMKAGA from the coding sequence ATGAGCTTTGACTTCATCCCACCGGCCAAACCAATCGTCGGCGACGAGGAGCGGGCCGCGGTAGACCGCGTGCTACGAAGTGGCATGATTGCCCAAGGGCCCGAGGTAGCGGCCTTCGAAACTGAATTTGGCCAAGAGCTGGTGGGCGGTCGCCAATGCGTGGCTGTCGGATCAGGCACGGCCGGGTTGCATCTTGGCCTGGTGGCTGCCGGCGTAGGACTGGGCGATGAGGTGATTGTGCCGTCCTTCACTTTCGCCGCGACCGCCAACTCGGTGGTACTGGCCGGCGCCACACCGGTTTTCGCTGACATTGAACCGGACTACTTCTGCCTCGATCCGGCGGCCGTCAAAGCCGCCATCACACCACGTACGCGTGGCATCATGCCGGTTCACCTCTACGGCCAGCCGGCCGATATGGACGCGCTGATGGCTCTGGCGGACGAGGCCGGACTGGAGATCTACGAAGACGCCGCCCAAGCCCACGGTTCGACCCTGAACGGGGTGCCTTGCGGGGCTTTTGGCACCTTCGCCATGTTCTCGCTTTACGCCACCAAGAACATGACAACCGGCGAGGGCGGCATCGTGGCCTGCGCCAATGACGAGGTCGCCCATACGGTCAAGCTGCTGCGCAACCAGGGCATGGAGCGGCAGTACGCCAACGAATTGATTGGCTTCAACGAGCGGATGACCGATATTCAAGCTGCCCTGGGCCGGGTCCAGTTGGGCAAGCTACCGGCCTGGACGGCGGCCCGCCAAGCCAACGCCGCCTTCCTCAGCGCCAACCTGCCTGGCGTTACAACCCCGGCCATAAGGCCAGGCGCTACCCACGTCTACCACCAGTACACCATTCGAGTCGACGCGGGGGAGCGCGACCGGATTGTCCAGGCGCTGAGGGAAGAACACAAAGTCGGTTCCGGGGCGTTTTACCCAACGCCCAATCACAAACTGGCCTCACTGGAGCGATTTGCCCCAGGACTCAACCTGCCGCAAACCGACCGGGCCGCGGCCGAGGTCCTATCCCTGCCGGTCCACCCGGCCTTAGACCAAAGCGACTTGGACCGGATCGTGGCGGCGGTGGCCGCCGTAATGAAAGCGGGTGCGTAA
- a CDS encoding acetyltransferase → MDYSVAASADVDPRASIGAGTKVWHLAQIREAAELGQNCVIGRGAYIGTGVRLGDNCKVQNYALVYEPAELANGVFIGPAAVLTNDTYPRSINPDGSLKSGDDWDLVGVTIETGAAIGARAICVAPVRIGAWSMVAAGAVVIKDVPPHALVVGVPARRVGWVGQAGQPLTQQGDYWLCPATGRRYIETQDTIKEA, encoded by the coding sequence GTGGATTACTCAGTAGCTGCCTCGGCGGACGTCGACCCCAGGGCCTCGATTGGGGCCGGGACGAAAGTTTGGCATTTGGCTCAGATCCGCGAGGCAGCGGAACTGGGCCAAAATTGCGTCATTGGCCGTGGCGCCTACATTGGCACCGGTGTGCGCTTAGGCGATAACTGCAAGGTCCAGAACTACGCCTTGGTTTACGAACCAGCCGAGTTAGCCAATGGCGTCTTCATCGGTCCGGCGGCTGTGCTAACCAACGACACTTACCCGCGTTCAATTAACCCCGACGGTTCACTCAAATCCGGCGATGACTGGGATTTGGTCGGGGTGACCATCGAAACTGGCGCCGCCATTGGGGCCAGGGCCATCTGCGTGGCGCCGGTCCGAATTGGCGCCTGGTCAATGGTGGCGGCCGGTGCGGTTGTGATCAAAGACGTGCCGCCTCACGCCCTAGTTGTGGGTGTGCCGGCCAGGCGGGTCGGTTGGGTTGGCCAGGCCGGCCAGCCGCTGACCCAACAAGGTGATTATTGGCTATGCCCGGCCACCGGCCGGCGCTATATCGAAACGCAAGACACTATCAAGGAGGCCTGA
- a CDS encoding ATP-binding cassette domain-containing protein gives MISLSESKPRRVPVPGEPPAVSIQDLSITYRTTFEKVPTFKVAVMRLGRGERAVREVKAIQNLSLEVPVGTSLGIIGANGAGKSTLVRAVAGILAPSSGRIEVRGRISSLLALGVGFNSKLTGRENVILGGLAQGLSRTQIAERAEAIAEFADIGEFMDMPLITYSSGMHARLAFSVGVHMEPDILMIDEALSAGDAAFKAKAAQKMTELMESARAMFLVSHALASVKQMCDDCIWMHKGKLMLHADPETCVKAYTKFLKVGEDAFTLEDL, from the coding sequence GTGATTTCGCTGTCCGAATCTAAGCCGCGCCGCGTCCCGGTGCCAGGCGAACCACCGGCGGTCTCGATCCAAGACCTGTCGATCACCTACCGCACCACTTTCGAAAAGGTCCCAACCTTCAAAGTGGCGGTTATGCGCCTGGGCCGGGGCGAACGAGCAGTACGCGAGGTCAAAGCCATCCAAAACCTATCTCTGGAAGTGCCAGTGGGGACCTCTCTGGGCATTATTGGCGCCAATGGGGCCGGCAAATCAACCCTGGTCAGGGCTGTGGCCGGAATTCTGGCACCCTCCTCAGGCCGGATCGAGGTGCGCGGGCGTATCTCCTCGCTATTGGCCTTGGGCGTGGGTTTCAATTCCAAGCTAACCGGCCGCGAAAACGTCATTCTGGGTGGTCTGGCCCAGGGGCTAAGCCGCACCCAAATCGCCGAGCGGGCCGAGGCCATCGCCGAGTTTGCTGATATTGGTGAGTTCATGGATATGCCCCTGATCACCTACTCCAGCGGCATGCACGCCCGGCTGGCGTTTTCAGTGGGGGTTCATATGGAGCCGGATATCTTAATGATCGATGAGGCCCTATCGGCCGGCGATGCGGCCTTCAAGGCCAAGGCGGCCCAGAAGATGACCGAGCTGATGGAATCAGCCAGGGCGATGTTCTTGGTCTCCCATGCCTTGGCCTCGGTTAAACAAATGTGCGATGACTGCATCTGGATGCACAAAGGCAAGCTGATGCTGCACGCTGACCCAGAGACCTGCGTCAAGGCTTACACCAAATTCCTCAAGGTGGGGGAAGACGCCTTCACCTTGGAAGACCTATGA
- a CDS encoding Gfo/Idh/MocA family oxidoreductase — protein sequence MANLRAGVIGIGSMGRHHARIMRQIDGVDLVAVADAGEDRFGVAQDLALGKSVEDLIAAKLDMAVVAVPTVLHEEVAIALAQAGVATMVEKPVAATAAAARRVTQAFGEAGVLGCVGHVERFNPAIAELRQRIGAGELGDVCQVATRRQGPFPARISDVGVIKDLATHDINSTQWLADSDYIRVAAETTHRAGREHEDMVAITGLLANGVLVNHIVNWLSPIKERATIVTGERGAFVADTGHVTLEFWANGSVPTEWEQLRQFRGVTEGDMTRFALATREPLRSEGEAFRDAVLGNADAPIITLAEGLKTLEVAEAALTSAESGQTALL from the coding sequence ATGGCCAATTTGCGAGCCGGAGTCATTGGCATTGGTTCAATGGGGCGGCATCACGCCCGGATCATGCGACAGATCGACGGTGTTGACCTGGTGGCGGTGGCCGATGCCGGTGAGGACCGTTTTGGTGTGGCCCAGGACTTGGCCTTGGGCAAGAGTGTCGAAGACCTGATTGCAGCGAAACTGGATATGGCTGTGGTGGCTGTACCGACAGTGCTGCATGAGGAGGTTGCCATTGCCCTGGCCCAGGCCGGTGTGGCCACAATGGTCGAAAAGCCGGTGGCGGCTACAGCCGCGGCGGCCCGGCGGGTGACCCAAGCCTTTGGTGAGGCTGGAGTGCTGGGCTGTGTTGGCCACGTCGAACGCTTCAACCCGGCCATTGCCGAGCTACGTCAGCGCATTGGCGCCGGCGAGCTCGGTGACGTCTGCCAGGTGGCCACCCGCCGCCAAGGGCCGTTCCCGGCTCGAATCAGCGATGTTGGCGTCATCAAAGATTTGGCCACCCACGACATCAACTCGACCCAGTGGCTGGCGGATTCTGACTACATCAGGGTCGCGGCTGAGACCACCCACCGGGCCGGCCGCGAACACGAAGACATGGTTGCCATCACCGGCCTGTTGGCCAACGGTGTGCTGGTCAACCATATTGTCAACTGGCTCAGCCCGATCAAAGAGCGGGCCACCATTGTGACCGGCGAACGGGGTGCCTTTGTGGCCGACACAGGCCACGTCACCTTGGAGTTTTGGGCCAACGGTTCGGTGCCAACCGAATGGGAGCAGTTGCGCCAATTCCGTGGCGTCACCGAAGGTGATATGACTCGCTTCGCCTTGGCTACGCGCGAACCACTGCGCAGCGAAGGTGAGGCCTTCCGCGATGCGGTTTTGGGCAATGCCGATGCGCCTATCATCACCCTGGCCGAAGGCCTGAAGACCTTGGAGGTGGCCGAGGCCGCCCTAACCAGTGCCGAGTCGGGTCAAACGGCCTTACTTTAG
- a CDS encoding glycosyl transferase — protein sequence MTQPHLAFIAWGFPPSRSGGAYRLLATANAFAQAGWQVTVITVDRKVFTDITMPDLSLEERIDPAIEVVRTPFPWPLRNPDRSSWSLMHKLAPRLWRKWRVVYESRIFPEVGYSDWLPTLRRALRQVNKARPVDLVLASGNPWVGFEAAAEFGQANLVPYVMDYRDAWTLDQFSGAERFPPTSRQGQIEQDLIAGAAQIWFVNSATLEWHAQRYPAAAGTMRVVANGWDPEFMPKPAPPEPPTQSKPMTFGYLGTISIMVPVTCMVEAWRQAKAEGLLPSNARLEVGGYLGYFGAARTRVEHGIAAAIKSGQDVGVEFIGPVPKGDVAAFYSRLDGLVLAIDAGRYVTTGKVFEYIATAKPIVSVHPPEAAASDVLEGYPLWAKAAELSVPAVAQAFGQAAQMAGQLTSQQTDAARDFAWQLRRAKQLAQPIEELTALVS from the coding sequence ATGACGCAGCCGCATCTGGCTTTCATCGCCTGGGGTTTCCCGCCATCGCGCTCCGGCGGCGCCTATCGCCTCTTGGCCACTGCCAACGCCTTCGCCCAGGCCGGCTGGCAGGTCACGGTCATAACCGTTGACCGCAAGGTCTTCACCGACATCACCATGCCTGATCTGTCACTCGAGGAAAGGATCGACCCGGCCATAGAGGTGGTCCGCACGCCCTTCCCCTGGCCGCTGCGCAACCCGGACCGGTCAAGCTGGTCGCTGATGCACAAACTGGCTCCCAGATTGTGGCGCAAATGGCGGGTGGTTTACGAGTCACGCATTTTCCCCGAGGTTGGCTATTCCGACTGGCTACCAACTTTGAGGCGGGCGCTGCGGCAGGTCAATAAGGCCCGTCCAGTCGATCTGGTGCTGGCCTCAGGCAACCCTTGGGTTGGGTTCGAAGCTGCGGCAGAGTTTGGCCAGGCCAATTTGGTGCCCTACGTTATGGACTACCGCGACGCCTGGACCTTGGATCAGTTTTCCGGCGCCGAACGTTTCCCCCCGACCTCACGTCAAGGTCAAATCGAACAAGACCTGATCGCCGGCGCCGCCCAAATCTGGTTTGTCAATTCCGCCACACTCGAGTGGCATGCCCAGCGCTATCCGGCGGCGGCCGGCACCATGCGTGTCGTCGCTAACGGCTGGGATCCGGAGTTCATGCCCAAACCGGCCCCACCTGAGCCACCAACCCAATCAAAGCCCATGACCTTTGGCTACCTCGGCACCATCTCGATAATGGTGCCGGTCACCTGCATGGTTGAAGCCTGGCGACAGGCCAAGGCTGAAGGACTGCTGCCTAGTAACGCCCGTCTCGAAGTTGGCGGTTACCTCGGCTATTTCGGTGCTGCCCGCACCCGGGTTGAGCATGGCATCGCCGCAGCCATCAAATCCGGCCAAGACGTTGGCGTCGAGTTCATCGGTCCCGTACCCAAAGGCGATGTCGCCGCCTTCTACAGCCGCCTCGATGGACTTGTCCTGGCCATAGACGCCGGCCGCTACGTCACCACCGGCAAGGTCTTTGAGTACATTGCCACAGCCAAGCCGATTGTCTCGGTCCACCCACCTGAGGCAGCCGCCTCTGATGTGCTTGAAGGCTACCCGCTGTGGGCCAAGGCGGCCGAGCTGTCAGTGCCGGCCGTGGCCCAGGCCTTCGGCCAGGCCGCCCAAATGGCCGGTCAACTCACGTCCCAGCAAACCGATGCAGCCAGGGACTTCGCCTGGCAGCTCCGCCGCGCCAAGCAGTTGGCACAACCAATCGAAGAGCTGACCGCCCTGGTCTCCTGA
- a CDS encoding FAD-dependent oxidoreductase: MTDLLVVGAGPFGLTVARQLAEAGRRVALIDKRNHIGGNCHSAVDDQTGIEVHPFGAHIFHTSNQRVWDYIRRFTSFTSYQHRVWITHNAQVYPMPINLATINQFYSAAYSPAQARALIQDQVAQATTAKSPTGAGQAAQGGLDAKGRAMLGPDLYQAFIRGYTAKQWDTDPALLPAATISRLPVRYNYDSRYFSDPHQGMPTNGYYRLWQRLADHHGIDVHLETDFFDPSSRWFQDATVGQLPIVYTGPVDRFFSYGDGVLGWRTIDLAWDHPVGGDYQGCAVMNFADLDVPHTRIIEFRHFHPERDYPGGQTVIATESSRLAGPNDEPYYPIGSPADSDCLAQYRRRAEALSQVHFGGRLGRYQYLDMDTTIAAALGLADQLAAAGNGRGNTA; the protein is encoded by the coding sequence ATGACTGATCTGCTGGTGGTCGGGGCCGGCCCGTTTGGCTTGACCGTGGCCCGCCAATTGGCCGAGGCCGGGCGCCGCGTCGCCCTGATTGACAAACGCAACCACATTGGTGGTAACTGCCATTCCGCTGTTGACGACCAGACCGGGATTGAGGTCCACCCTTTCGGAGCTCATATTTTCCACACTTCTAACCAAAGGGTCTGGGACTACATCCGCCGCTTCACCTCGTTCACTAGCTATCAGCACCGGGTTTGGATCACTCACAACGCCCAGGTCTATCCCATGCCAATCAACCTGGCCACCATCAACCAGTTCTACTCCGCGGCCTACTCCCCCGCCCAGGCCCGGGCCCTGATTCAAGACCAAGTTGCCCAGGCCACCACCGCCAAGTCGCCCACCGGGGCCGGCCAAGCAGCCCAGGGCGGGCTCGACGCCAAAGGCAGGGCCATGCTTGGCCCCGATCTCTACCAGGCTTTCATCAGGGGTTACACCGCAAAACAATGGGACACCGATCCGGCCCTACTCCCCGCCGCCACGATCAGTCGCCTGCCGGTGCGCTACAACTATGATTCGCGCTACTTTTCAGATCCCCATCAGGGCATGCCCACCAACGGCTACTACCGACTGTGGCAGCGCCTAGCCGACCACCACGGCATCGACGTACACCTGGAGACCGACTTTTTCGACCCTTCCAGTCGGTGGTTCCAGGACGCCACGGTTGGTCAGCTGCCCATTGTCTACACCGGCCCGGTTGACCGATTTTTCAGCTATGGCGACGGGGTGCTGGGCTGGCGCACCATTGACCTGGCTTGGGACCATCCGGTTGGCGGGGACTATCAGGGTTGCGCCGTGATGAACTTTGCCGACTTAGACGTGCCCCACACCAGGATCATCGAGTTTCGCCATTTCCATCCCGAACGGGACTACCCCGGTGGTCAGACCGTCATTGCCACTGAGTCCTCTCGCCTGGCCGGACCCAACGATGAACCCTATTACCCAATCGGTTCCCCAGCCGATTCCGACTGCCTGGCTCAGTACCGCCGCCGGGCTGAGGCGCTGAGCCAAGTTCACTTTGGCGGCCGGCTGGGACGCTACCAATACCTCGACATGGACACGACCATTGCCGCCGCCCTGGGGCTAGCTGACCAACTAGCTGCGGCCGGCAATGGCCGGGGCAACACTGCCTAG
- a CDS encoding glycosyltransferase family 2 protein codes for MNNARQNEDRRQAVHHQATNPAVRSGSSGGAAAMKAPAVSVFLTVLNEQAHLAAAIESVLGQDYSGHLEVVIALGPSSDQTDAIARRFAAADERIKLEVNPSGSIPEGLNTAWQAGTGGILVRADGHTVFEPDYVTRCVAALEATGAVVVGGLMVPEGTTAFEQAVARAMSSRVGIGAASYHTGGQAGPAKSAYLGAYLRQPLAAVGGYDEAVKRGEDWELCHRLIQAGGLVWFDPSLKVTYRPRSNWLALVRQYHSTGRWRAEIMRRHPETISARYLAPPLVTALVAGGLGIGLLGLARRKPCAQAMSLPGNFILGETIAALLAGRGLEAKAKAWLPVVMATMHLAWGASFIEGLVRSPGRDS; via the coding sequence GTGAACAATGCGCGCCAAAACGAGGATCGTCGCCAGGCGGTGCATCACCAGGCCACTAACCCAGCGGTTCGGTCGGGCTCAAGCGGCGGCGCCGCAGCCATGAAGGCTCCGGCCGTCTCGGTTTTCCTGACGGTGCTAAACGAGCAGGCTCATCTGGCCGCGGCCATCGAGTCGGTTTTGGGCCAGGACTACAGCGGTCACCTTGAGGTGGTCATCGCTTTGGGCCCGTCGAGTGACCAGACCGATGCCATCGCCCGGCGCTTTGCCGCCGCCGATGAGCGGATAAAACTGGAGGTCAACCCATCGGGTTCGATCCCAGAGGGGTTGAACACTGCCTGGCAGGCCGGCACTGGTGGGATCTTGGTCAGGGCGGATGGCCACACGGTCTTCGAGCCGGACTATGTCACCAGATGTGTGGCCGCTCTAGAGGCAACCGGGGCTGTGGTGGTGGGAGGTTTGATGGTGCCGGAAGGGACAACAGCCTTCGAGCAGGCGGTCGCCCGGGCCATGTCGTCTCGTGTTGGTATTGGCGCGGCTAGCTATCACACTGGCGGCCAAGCTGGGCCGGCCAAATCGGCTTACCTCGGCGCCTACCTGCGTCAGCCTCTGGCGGCGGTAGGCGGCTACGACGAGGCGGTCAAACGGGGCGAAGACTGGGAACTCTGCCACCGTCTGATCCAAGCCGGCGGCCTGGTCTGGTTCGACCCCAGCCTGAAGGTGACTTACCGGCCAAGGTCGAATTGGCTGGCCCTGGTGCGTCAGTATCACTCGACCGGCCGCTGGCGGGCTGAAATCATGCGCCGCCATCCAGAAACAATCTCGGCTAGGTACTTGGCGCCCCCGTTGGTCACCGCCCTAGTGGCCGGGGGACTCGGCATCGGACTACTGGGATTGGCTAGGCGCAAGCCCTGCGCCCAAGCCATGTCGCTGCCCGGCAACTTCATCCTGGGCGAGACAATCGCCGCCCTGTTGGCTGGGCGGGGGCTGGAGGCCAAAGCCAAAGCCTGGCTGCCGGTGGTGATGGCGACTATGCACCTGGCCTGGGGGGCCAGCTTTATCGAGGGCCTGGTGCGTTCACCCGGCCGGGACAGTTGA
- a CDS encoding polyprenol monophosphomannose synthase: protein MNASWPSILVIIPTYNEVESLPGVVARLRRVVPAAHILVADDASPDGTGAWASQAAANDNHINLLLRPGKLGLGAAYLAGFDWGLARGFDILVEMDADASHRPEQLPALLQAVAAGADLAIGSRWVKGGQVVNWPLRRQLLSRGANLYTGLWLGLGIKDATAGFRAYRRELLESLDLAGVQAKGYAFQVDMTMRAADAGAQVVEVPISFVERRDGDSKMSRAIVAEAMHLVTKWGWQRRRARLSRPGRRRQA, encoded by the coding sequence ATGAACGCCAGCTGGCCAAGCATCCTGGTCATCATCCCGACCTACAACGAGGTCGAATCGCTACCCGGGGTGGTGGCACGGTTGCGCCGGGTCGTGCCGGCAGCCCACATCCTGGTGGCCGACGACGCCTCGCCAGACGGTACCGGCGCTTGGGCCAGCCAGGCCGCCGCCAACGACAACCACATCAATCTGCTCCTCCGCCCGGGCAAACTTGGTCTGGGGGCGGCCTATTTGGCTGGCTTCGATTGGGGTTTGGCCCGCGGCTTCGACATCCTGGTCGAAATGGATGCCGACGCCTCGCATCGCCCCGAACAGCTGCCTGCTCTGCTCCAGGCCGTCGCCGCCGGGGCCGACCTGGCCATTGGCTCGCGTTGGGTCAAAGGCGGTCAGGTGGTCAACTGGCCGCTGCGCCGCCAACTACTATCGCGCGGCGCCAACCTCTACACCGGGCTGTGGCTGGGCCTTGGCATCAAGGACGCCACTGCTGGCTTTCGGGCTTATCGGCGCGAATTACTCGAAAGCCTCGACCTGGCCGGGGTGCAGGCCAAGGGTTACGCCTTCCAAGTTGACATGACAATGCGGGCGGCCGATGCCGGCGCACAAGTGGTCGAGGTGCCGATCAGTTTTGTCGAGCGGCGCGACGGCGATTCCAAGATGAGCCGAGCGATTGTGGCCGAGGCCATGCACCTAGTGACCAAATGGGGTTGGCAGCGCCGCCGGGCTCGTCTAAGCCGGCCCGGACGCCGCCGCCAGGCCTAA